The Chryseobacterium sp. G0186 genome includes the window ATGCAACCGAAAAATTGGCTGCCTATACCAAAAAGTATGAAGAGTATAAACAAAAATCACAGGAAATTATTTTATCTCAATAGCCTTACCCGTTTTCTTTTTTGAAATATAATCAGATTTGAAATCCTGAACTAATTGATAATTATACAATTGGTTCAGGATTTATAGTTAATTTTTAAATGGATCATCTGTAAATGTTAATAAACTGATAAATGTCATTAGATTCTTATTTTTATTGATTCTAAATAAATATAAATTTGCCTCAATGAAATTAAGAACTAGATGAGAAAATTAACTACTCTTTCTGCTGTCATTTTATGCGGACTAATGGATGCTCAATATTGTGCTCCAACATTTCAATACGGTGCAAGCAGCAACATGATAAGCAATGTAACGTTTGGAAGCATTAACAATGCATCTACAACGAATTCATCAACGGCTCCTGAATATGAGGATTTTACTTCAATTTCCACTGATCTGGTGGCGGGAAATTCATATCCTATATCTGTAAAAGGACCGTCCAGTACATTTCCAAGTGATGTGGTAGTGTATATTGACTTTAATGGGAACGGCAACTTTGATGATGCAGGAGAAAGTTTTTTTATAGGAAGATTAGCCGCTGCTAATCCGGCCAATGCCTTTACGATCGATAGTACGATTTCCATTCCTGCTACCGTATCCAATGGTAGCAAAAGAATGAGGATTCTAAAAAATACCAACGTATCAGCTTATTCGGATCCTAATGCCCAGAACTCAATCAATTCAGCTTGTGATTCAGGATTACGGGCAGGGCAGACGGAAGACTATACCGTGAATATTTCAGGAAATAATCCTGGGTTTCCCGCTCCGTATTGTGGTGCTGAAAATGTAACGAGTCTTACCGTAAGCGAAATAAGCAAGGTGGAATTCGTTGGACTTACCAATGACAGTCCTATTGATGGAAATTCATCTGTATTGGAAGATTTTACAGGAACTGTTTTCAACGTTAATCGTGGAAATGGTTATCCGATAACAGTAACCGGAGGTACTCATGGCCAGGCAACGGTTTCTGCTTATGCCTACATCGATTTTAATCATAATAATCAGTTTGATGCTGATGAGAAGTTTAATCTTGGGTATCTGGATAACTCAAATCCTGTTTCAGGACACGAGTCTGGGGTAACTTCAGAAACAATTACTATTCCTGCCAATGCAGTATTGGGAGCAACGCGTTTCAGATTGGTAAAAGCGTATGAATCCAGTTCATGGATGGGAACTTTGGAGAATCTGCCATGTCCGTCAGGATGGTTCATTGGCCAGGCAGAAGATTATACCATCAATATTCAGCCTGAAAATCTTTCAACGACGGAAGTGTCTAAAGATTCATCAAGAGAGATCAAAGTATATCCAAATCCTACCACTGGTTCTGTAACCATCAAAATAAAAGAAGGACTGGAGAAATATGAGATCTACAGTATTTCAGGACAAAAAGTATCAGAAGGGAATTCAGAAGTTGTGAATATGAGCAATCTTCTTCCGGGAACTTATCTGATAAAGGTACTTACAAAGAATAAAAAAGTAACTACAGAAAAAGTTATTAAAAAATAAACACACATATCATATCTAATCATATCCATATCAATTTTTGTTTTTTTAAACCGGCAGATTTTATCTGTCGGTTTTTTCTTGATACAGGAAATGATTCTAGTCTGATTCTAAAATATCAAGAAGATCCTGCTTTGTAAGGCCCTGGAGCTTTTTACCATCCGTTTTGAGGAGATTCTGAGCCAGTTGCTTTTTCTTTTTCTGTAGCGTAAGTATTTTTTCCTCCACGGTATTCGAGCAGATCATTCGGACGGCAATTACATTTTTGGTCTGTCCTATACGGTAACTTCTGTCAATAGCCTGATTTTCCGTAGCGGGATTCCACCAGGGATCAACGAGGTAAATATAATCGGCCTGAGTAAGATTCAGCCCAATACCACCGGCTTTTAAGCTGATAAGAAATACCCGAATGTCTTCATTTTCCTGAAAATTAGCTACTTTTTTACCTCTATCCTTAGTTTGTCCCGTGAGATATTCAAAAGGAATTCCATGACGCTCCAGTTCAGGTTTCAGCAAGTCCAGCATTCCTACAAACTGAGAGAATACAAGGATCTTATGATCTTTTGATTTCCCCAGAATCTGTTCCATAAGAATTTCTATTTTAACCGCATGTTCTCCGGAATATCCCTCTTTAAGCAATATAGGAGAATTACAGATTTGTCTGAGCCTTGTAAGGCCTGTAAGGACATGCATGCTGTTTTTATTAAGATCATCATCGTCATTGGCAGCAATAAATTCACGAAGTTCCTTTTCGTAGGCATCATAAATTCGACGCTGCTCAACATTCATTTCACAGTAAATGACCGTTTCTGTTTTTTCAGGAAGCTCTTTTGCAACCTGCTTTTTAGTTCTTCGAAGAATAAACGGCTTAATTTTCTGCTGAAGTTCCATCGCACGTTTACTGTATTCAAACTTATCAATGGGGATGGCATAAATATCCTTAAAGTTTTGTTTGCTTCCCAATAACCCTGGACAGGCAAACGAAAGCTGGCTGTAAAGATCAAAGGTGCTGTTTTCAACAGGAGTCCCGGTCAGTACAATTCTGTTCCTCGATTGAAGCAACCTGGCAGCTTTATACCTTTCTGAATTGGGGTTTTTGATGGTTTGTGACTCATCCAGGAAAATATAATTAAAAGCAAAGGTTTTCAAAAAACGGATGTCTGAGAGCAGCATTCCGTAGCTGGTAAGAATGACTTCATTTTCAGAAAAACGCGCAGTAGACTTTGTTCTGTCAGCCCCATAATGTATTAAAACTTTTAACGAAGGGGCGAACCTGTTGATTTCTTCCTGCCAGTTAAAAAGCAGGGAAGTAGGAACCACTACAAGATGGGTGGTATGGCCCCGTTTTTCTCTTTGAGATAAGATGAATGCAATGATTTGCAGTGTTTTTCCGAGTCCCATATCATCGGCAAGACATCCTCCGAAGTTAAAGCCATCGAGGAAATTAAGCCAGTTCAGTCCGTCATGCTGATAATCTCTTAACCCAGCATTCAATCCAGAAGGAATAGACACTTTGGGAATTTTTTTAACCCTTGAAAACTTTGAGGAATAAGATGTTAATTCATCCTGTACCTCTGTGCCCAATACTTCTTTTTCAAAAAGAGAAGAGATTTCCGTAAAATTGATCTTCGGAATTTTTAATAAATCCTCATCTATTTCCCCTGCCTGAAAATAAGCGGTCATCTTGCTTACCCATTCTTCAGGAAGAATTCCGAGAGTTCCATCGTCCAGCTGAATAAATTTGCTTTTATTACGAATTGTTCTGTGAAGCTGCTTCAGAGTGGCCTCCTTTGTTCCAAAAGCTACTTTTAACTTAGCATTGAACCAGTCTAGCCCGCTGGTGATCTGAATGTTTATTTTTGCCCGATGAGGGTTTAATTTGTTGTTTTTTAAATCATTAAAACCAAGAATGGTTATGCCTTCATTTCTCCATGTCTCAAATGCTTCCAGAAACCAATTGTTATCCAGAAACTTATCTCTGTGAAGGTAGAAGTACTGATAGCCGTCCATCTGTTCTTCAAAATCAGGGTGCTGCTGCATGATCAGAGATGTGAAACGAGCTTCTGAGGCTTCATTTCTTTCTATTTTAAATGCATTTCCATTCTGATCTGTATCGAAAATCTGCTTTCTGGAATAAACAGGAACTTCAACTTCTCCGTATTTCATGACGGGCGTAATTCCAATATAATTTTCCTGCTGACGGAGATAAACCACCTTTTCTGTCTGATATTTTTTATCTTTAAGTTGTGCTTCCGTTGCAGGTTGTATGTAGCTGTAATTTATATGAATACGTTCTTCAAGAGTGGAGAGTATATTCTGCATAAAATCTTCATATTTTGAAGAATGGACTAAAAATATTTCATTGTTTGCCTTAAAAAACCGGATGATCCTAAGCATATCGGAATGGTCTATTAGGCTGAAAATGTTACGGTTGTATACAAAATACTCATTTCTGAGAAC containing:
- a CDS encoding DEAD/DEAH box helicase; amino-acid sequence: MAEYILENINISTLSVYDLLKHTTESGFIENRNFHDIYPVAIENNTATFTRKSSLQDFPMVTISLIGNSLLCSCTCDHPKKQLCSHQAETIHCILEEKNYRIFFDETFRRTSLIPKAKGFGLENEPDLDLYFQLNFVNGKLEILPKIKEMLPIDNELLKRDLLPKHPTKLEELALLETGKKQILVIGKHRYYNHLIFSLMEAEVTQTGKIKNPVTSIDAMQLIWKTDKPSEIKFFTAISSFQNNYNEDYNAAEFEALKFIVKNPLDLEVYYHDREIAETISAKSLTPVELNTLDAEVQLSVFKKDPFYEITGELQFNDTSIPFTNIVLRNEYFVYNRNIFSLIDHSDMLRIIRFFKANNEIFLVHSSKYEDFMQNILSTLEERIHINYSYIQPATEAQLKDKKYQTEKVVYLRQQENYIGITPVMKYGEVEVPVYSRKQIFDTDQNGNAFKIERNEASEARFTSLIMQQHPDFEEQMDGYQYFYLHRDKFLDNNWFLEAFETWRNEGITILGFNDLKNNKLNPHRAKINIQITSGLDWFNAKLKVAFGTKEATLKQLHRTIRNKSKFIQLDDGTLGILPEEWVSKMTAYFQAGEIDEDLLKIPKINFTEISSLFEKEVLGTEVQDELTSYSSKFSRVKKIPKVSIPSGLNAGLRDYQHDGLNWLNFLDGFNFGGCLADDMGLGKTLQIIAFILSQREKRGHTTHLVVVPTSLLFNWQEEINRFAPSLKVLIHYGADRTKSTARFSENEVILTSYGMLLSDIRFLKTFAFNYIFLDESQTIKNPNSERYKAARLLQSRNRIVLTGTPVENSTFDLYSQLSFACPGLLGSKQNFKDIYAIPIDKFEYSKRAMELQQKIKPFILRRTKKQVAKELPEKTETVIYCEMNVEQRRIYDAYEKELREFIAANDDDDLNKNSMHVLTGLTRLRQICNSPILLKEGYSGEHAVKIEILMEQILGKSKDHKILVFSQFVGMLDLLKPELERHGIPFEYLTGQTKDRGKKVANFQENEDIRVFLISLKAGGIGLNLTQADYIYLVDPWWNPATENQAIDRSYRIGQTKNVIAVRMICSNTVEEKILTLQKKKKQLAQNLLKTDGKKLQGLTKQDLLDILESD
- a CDS encoding T9SS type A sorting domain-containing protein — its product is MRKLTTLSAVILCGLMDAQYCAPTFQYGASSNMISNVTFGSINNASTTNSSTAPEYEDFTSISTDLVAGNSYPISVKGPSSTFPSDVVVYIDFNGNGNFDDAGESFFIGRLAAANPANAFTIDSTISIPATVSNGSKRMRILKNTNVSAYSDPNAQNSINSACDSGLRAGQTEDYTVNISGNNPGFPAPYCGAENVTSLTVSEISKVEFVGLTNDSPIDGNSSVLEDFTGTVFNVNRGNGYPITVTGGTHGQATVSAYAYIDFNHNNQFDADEKFNLGYLDNSNPVSGHESGVTSETITIPANAVLGATRFRLVKAYESSSWMGTLENLPCPSGWFIGQAEDYTINIQPENLSTTEVSKDSSREIKVYPNPTTGSVTIKIKEGLEKYEIYSISGQKVSEGNSEVVNMSNLLPGTYLIKVLTKNKKVTTEKVIKK